In one Oscillospiraceae bacterium genomic region, the following are encoded:
- a CDS encoding short chain dehydrogenase, with translation MGKFDGKVVIITGGGKGGGIGYGISTAFAKEGCNIVITGRNVKKLDDAKEELEREYGVKVLCCQADGGVEEQVAGVVKQAAETFGRIDFLINNAQNSASGVPLAEHTKEQFDQAVYSGLYAAFFYMKHCYPYLKQAKGSVVNFASGAGLFGKPGQASYAAAKEGIRGMTRVAATEWGPDGINCNLICPLVMTAALAKWKEEYPAVYEQTIKGIPAGRFGDPEKDIGRTAVFLCSEDAKYISGETITMQGGSGLRP, from the coding sequence ATGGGCAAGTTTGACGGTAAGGTCGTCATCATCACCGGCGGCGGCAAGGGCGGCGGCATCGGGTACGGCATCTCCACGGCGTTTGCCAAGGAGGGCTGCAATATTGTCATCACCGGGCGCAACGTGAAGAAGCTGGACGACGCCAAGGAGGAGCTGGAGCGGGAGTACGGCGTGAAGGTGCTGTGCTGCCAGGCCGACGGCGGCGTGGAGGAGCAGGTGGCGGGCGTGGTGAAGCAGGCGGCGGAGACCTTCGGGCGCATCGATTTCCTCATTAACAACGCCCAGAACTCCGCCTCCGGCGTACCCCTGGCCGAGCACACCAAGGAGCAGTTCGACCAGGCCGTTTACTCCGGGCTGTACGCCGCCTTCTTCTATATGAAGCACTGCTACCCCTACCTGAAGCAGGCCAAGGGCAGCGTGGTGAACTTCGCCTCCGGCGCGGGCCTGTTCGGCAAGCCGGGCCAGGCCTCCTACGCCGCCGCCAAGGAGGGCATCCGCGGCATGACCCGCGTGGCCGCCACCGAGTGGGGCCCCGACGGCATCAACTGCAACCTCATCTGCCCCCTGGTCATGACGGCGGCGCTGGCCAAGTGGAAGGAGGAGTACCCGGCGGTCTACGAGCAGACCATCAAGGGCATCCCCGCCGGCCGCTTCGGCGACCCGGAGAAGGACATCGGCCGCACCGCGGTGTTCCTGTGCTCGGAGGACGCCAAGTATATCTCCGGCGAGACCATCACCATGCAGGGCGGGTCCGGCCTGCGCCCGTAA
- a CDS encoding shikimate kinase: protein MKNITLIGMPGSGKSTVGVLLAKVLGYNFLDVDLLIQQREGALLQEILNERGTERFLDAEAEAICSVECPAPTVIAPGGSAVCRAQAMEHLKALGTVVYLRLSYGDLEGRIHNLGSRGIAMEPGQTLRDIYDYRAHLYEAYADRVADVGGSTLEQALAAVLRTLVAGE, encoded by the coding sequence TTGAAGAACATCACGCTCATCGGCATGCCCGGCTCGGGCAAGAGCACCGTGGGGGTGCTGCTGGCCAAGGTGCTGGGGTACAATTTTCTGGACGTGGATCTGCTGATCCAGCAGCGGGAAGGGGCCCTGCTGCAGGAGATCCTCAACGAGAGGGGCACCGAGCGCTTCCTGGACGCGGAGGCGGAGGCCATCTGCTCGGTGGAGTGCCCCGCGCCCACCGTCATCGCCCCCGGCGGCAGCGCGGTGTGCCGGGCGCAGGCCATGGAGCACCTGAAGGCGCTGGGCACGGTGGTGTACCTGCGCCTGTCCTACGGGGATCTGGAGGGGCGCATCCACAACCTGGGCTCCCGGGGCATCGCCATGGAGCCGGGGCAGACTCTGCGGGACATCTACGACTACCGCGCGCACCTCTACGAGGCCTACGCCGACCGTGTGGCCGACGTGGGCGGCTCCACGCTGGAGCAGGCCCTCGCCGCCGTGCTGCGCACCCTGGTGGCGGGCGAATAA